Genomic window (Caldinitratiruptor microaerophilus):
GCCGGCGGACCCTCCAGCCCGAACCGCTCCCGGACCGCTCCAGGAGCCAGCGCCTGCAGGTCGGGCAGGAGCGCGGCGGCCACCCGGGGGATGTCCACCACCTCCTCGCGCACGATCCCCAGGGCGACCAGGAGGTACCCCGTCCTGGGGTCCACGAAGCGCGGCACGAGGATGCCGGGCACGTCGAGGAGTTCGAGGTCGCCGACCCGGACCCACTGGAGGCCCCGCGTGACCCCGGGCTTCTCGCCCACACGGGCTCGCCGGCCGCCGGCCATGCGGTTGAGCAGCGACGACTTGCCCACGTTGGGCATCCCGACCACCATCACCCGCGCCGGGCGGGGCAGCCGCCCGCGCGCGCCGAGGGAGGCGACCACCGGCTCGTAGAGGCGGCGGACCTCCACCAGCACCTCCCGGACCCCCGTGCCCCGCGCGGCGTCCACCGCCACGGCCGTCAGCCCCTGCGCCGACAGGTGGCGGAGCCAGGCGCCGGTGGCGGCCGGGTCGGCCAGATCCGCGTGCGCCAGCGCGACCACCCGCGGCCTTCGCCCCGCGAGCTGCGCCAGGTCCGGGTTCGCGCTGGCCGCCGGCGCCCGCGCGTCCCGCACCTCCACCACCACGTCGACCAGGCGCAGGGCCTCCGCAACCTGCCGCCGCGCCCGGACCATGTGTCCGGGGAACCAGGAGATGCTGCCCACGGCCCGCTCCTCCTGCCGGGCAGCTACTGGCCCGCCATCGGCGTGGAGGGCGCGGTTGCCCGCGGGCCGGCCGCCACCCGCCCGGAGAGGAGGTCCCAGCGGTCCAGCGGCCAGAACCGCAGGAACGCTTTCCCCTTGACGTACTGGAGGGAGATCTCGCCGAAGGCGCGGCTGTCCTCGCTGTTGTCCCGGTTGTCGCCCATGACCCAGATCGTCCCGGGCGGTA
Coding sequences:
- the ylqF gene encoding ribosome biogenesis GTPase YlqF, translating into MGSISWFPGHMVRARRQVAEALRLVDVVVEVRDARAPAASANPDLAQLAGRRPRVVALAHADLADPAATGAWLRHLSAQGLTAVAVDAARGTGVREVLVEVRRLYEPVVASLGARGRLPRPARVMVVGMPNVGKSSLLNRMAGGRRARVGEKPGVTRGLQWVRVGDLELLDVPGILVPRFVDPRTGYLLVALGIVREEVVDIPRVAAALLPDLQALAPGAVRERFGLEGPPADPEAALAQVARFRGLLRPGGLPDADRAAALILRELREGRLGRLTLEQPPEPLPGPDGCSGPGGF